In the genome of Pirellulales bacterium, one region contains:
- a CDS encoding TIGR03000 domain-containing protein, translating to MSGLNLQRILLGAAVAVAAFAVDAPQANAFWRWHGSSGGSSGGSWGGSSGGSWGSSGGSSGGWRHHRRWHHSSGGCSGGSSGGSSGGSSGGSWGSSGGSSGGAVAAGWGSGYGTGSYGSWGSSGGGSYGSGGGSHGYGSLPGGYEVQSVPAEETVPADAAPATNDINYNLDDSSMMLSVSVPADAKVFVNDRPTTSTGTVRRFISRGLDPNATYTYEVRAELVRNGKTETNTKTIKVGGGQVADLAFAFDRSEAEHVARQPLKTSLILRVPSDAKVFLAGQETKSTGEVREFATTKLPNGGEWNDYSIRVELNRDGQTLSKETNVSLAAGEARSVMIDFDATEVAQAINR from the coding sequence TGCCCCGCAAGCGAACGCCTTCTGGCGTTGGCATGGTAGCTCGGGTGGTTCGTCGGGCGGCTCTTGGGGCGGTTCGTCGGGCGGTAGCTGGGGTTCGAGCGGCGGTAGCTCGGGCGGCTGGCGCCACCATCGCCGTTGGCACCACTCTTCGGGCGGTTGCTCGGGTGGCTCGTCGGGCGGTTCTTCCGGCGGTTCGTCGGGCGGTAGCTGGGGTTCGAGCGGTGGCTCCTCGGGCGGCGCGGTTGCCGCTGGTTGGGGCAGCGGCTACGGCACCGGTTCGTACGGCTCGTGGGGTTCGAGCGGTGGCGGTTCGTACGGCTCGGGTGGCGGCTCGCACGGTTACGGCAGCCTGCCCGGCGGTTACGAAGTGCAAAGCGTGCCGGCTGAAGAGACGGTTCCGGCTGACGCGGCTCCCGCTACGAATGACATTAATTATAACCTCGACGACTCGAGCATGATGCTGTCGGTCTCGGTCCCGGCGGACGCCAAGGTGTTCGTCAACGATCGTCCGACCACCAGCACGGGCACGGTCCGTCGCTTCATCTCGCGAGGCCTCGATCCGAACGCGACCTACACCTACGAGGTCCGCGCGGAACTGGTCCGCAACGGCAAGACGGAAACCAACACGAAGACGATCAAGGTCGGCGGCGGCCAGGTGGCTGATCTCGCCTTTGCCTTCGATCGTAGCGAGGCCGAGCACGTGGCCCGACAGCCGCTGAAGACTTCGCTCATCCTCCGCGTCCCCAGTGACGCGAAGGTCTTCCTGGCCGGCCAGGAAACGAAGTCGACCGGCGAGGTTCGCGAGTTCGCCACCACCAAGCTGCCCAACGGCGGCGAGTGGAACGATTACTCGATCCGCGTCGAGCTGAACCGCGATGGCCAGACCCTCAGCAAGGAGACGAACGTCTCGCTGGCTGCCGGTGAAGCCCGCTCGGTGATGATCGACTTCGACGCCACCGAGGTCGCTCAGGCGATCAACCGCTAG